A genomic segment from Actinomycetota bacterium encodes:
- a CDS encoding cell wall-binding repeat-containing protein, translating into MRGTRWVRAALCVAVATCVAGEPLALARVRIAAVGPVMTIVTDPPSPDGSNGWFSTPPEIKMLSDVDATGWWSWNAGAPDGAPLTAGVPAFIGDAPEGLSDLAVSGVDASGTPGATVTASFMVDSIAPGTPGNFTAVAGPGVVDLAWDASVEAGSGLVGYTVYRNTVGAPFQLTDVVASTPATTWTDVAPPVADFVYYAVSARDTAGWESVFTAEAATTPDSAPPTDPGDLEAWLNASNWVKVSWLPSLDTGSGLSHYVVLRSLDGGPFEDIAHVGAGTAFYDDHDDQVLFASTVEYEVFAVDRVGLESGIAGPVPMQSDTVAPSPPSALAVTPVYSGTFTDAEFDLTWAGGADGGSGVASTELQWGPVAAAPNHAARVSDGSERVAADSETALLYFRMRSEDRAGNLSAFGMSVPARNIAAERVGGATRIQTAIAASAASFDSAATVVIASAASYPDALCSNSLAGTVDGPVLLVGSGPLPPGTLAEIARLGATDAYVVGGVAAVSPETEASLAGAVPGTVERVAGRDRYETAAEVARKVSDIGGGVPP; encoded by the coding sequence ATGAGGGGCACTCGCTGGGTCCGGGCGGCGCTGTGCGTCGCTGTGGCGACGTGCGTCGCCGGAGAGCCGCTCGCTCTGGCGCGCGTCCGCATCGCCGCCGTCGGCCCAGTGATGACGATCGTCACGGACCCGCCCTCCCCGGACGGCTCGAACGGATGGTTCAGCACGCCACCCGAGATCAAGATGCTCTCGGACGTGGACGCGACCGGCTGGTGGTCGTGGAACGCCGGCGCCCCGGACGGGGCGCCGCTCACGGCCGGTGTCCCGGCGTTCATCGGCGACGCGCCGGAGGGACTGTCGGATCTGGCCGTCAGCGGAGTCGACGCTTCGGGCACGCCGGGCGCCACGGTGACAGCGTCCTTCATGGTCGACTCCATCGCGCCCGGTACCCCGGGGAACTTCACCGCCGTGGCCGGGCCCGGCGTCGTGGATCTGGCGTGGGACGCGTCCGTCGAGGCCGGATCCGGCCTGGTCGGCTACACCGTGTACCGCAACACGGTCGGCGCGCCGTTCCAGCTCACCGACGTGGTGGCCAGCACGCCGGCGACCACGTGGACGGACGTCGCGCCGCCGGTCGCCGACTTCGTGTACTACGCCGTGAGCGCCCGCGACACGGCGGGATGGGAGTCGGTCTTCACCGCCGAGGCGGCTACGACCCCGGACTCCGCGCCGCCGACCGACCCGGGCGACCTCGAGGCGTGGCTCAATGCATCGAACTGGGTGAAGGTCTCGTGGCTACCGTCGCTCGACACGGGCTCCGGTCTGAGCCACTACGTGGTGCTGCGGTCGCTCGATGGCGGGCCCTTCGAGGATATCGCCCACGTCGGAGCGGGCACGGCTTTCTACGACGACCACGACGACCAGGTGCTGTTCGCGTCCACGGTCGAGTACGAGGTGTTCGCGGTCGATCGCGTCGGCCTGGAGTCCGGCATCGCCGGGCCGGTCCCGATGCAGTCGGACACAGTCGCGCCGTCGCCGCCGTCGGCGCTCGCCGTGACGCCGGTGTACTCGGGCACCTTCACGGACGCGGAGTTCGACCTCACGTGGGCCGGTGGCGCGGACGGTGGCTCCGGCGTGGCCTCGACCGAACTGCAGTGGGGCCCGGTGGCCGCGGCGCCGAACCACGCGGCACGCGTGTCCGACGGGTCTGAGCGCGTGGCCGCGGATTCCGAGACGGCGCTCCTGTACTTCAGGATGCGATCCGAGGACCGGGCAGGCAACCTCTCGGCGTTCGGGATGTCGGTGCCGGCACGGAACATCGCGGCCGAGCGGGTCGGCGGCGCGACCCGCATCCAGACCGCGATAGCGGCCAGTGCCGCTTCGTTCGATTCCGCCGCCACGGTCGTGATCGCGAGCGCGGCGTCGTATCCGGACGCGCTGTGCTCCAACTCGCTGGCCGGTACCGTCGACGGCCCCGTGCTGCTGGTCGGCTCAGGCCCGTTGCCTCCCGGGACGCTGGCGGAGATCGCGCGGCTCGGCGCGACCGATGCCTACGTGGTCGGGGGCGTCGCGGCGGTGTCTCCCGAGACCGAGGCGTCGCTCGCCGGGGCCGTGCCGGGCACGGTCGAGCGCGTGGCCGGCCGTGATCGCTACGAGACGGCAGCAGAGGTCGCGCGCAAGGTGAGCGACATCGGAGGCGGCGTTCCCCCGG
- a CDS encoding glutamate--tRNA ligase — MEPTVRVRFAPSPTGHLHIGGARTAIYNWAFARRHGGSFILRIDDTDAERSTDENTGAILRSLRWLGLDWDEGPEAGGPHGPYFQTQRSEAYAAALEVLKANGHAYPCFCSTEDLERKREAAKVAGGFSGYDRTCRALAADEAARRITAGEPHVWRVAVPDGRDDVVAVDAIRGEVRWPASAMDDFILVRTDGTPTYMFATVVDDSDMGITHIIRGDDHLSNTPRQIIVYEALEVPVPVFAHMSLIFGADGKRLSKRHGATSVEAYRDEGYLPDALLNYLALLGWSIDGETTLFDRDTLVARFDLARVSSAPAVWDPEKLAWMNGAYIRSLSPAAFAEVAGPWISAAGLTADVDTLARIAPLVVERVTRMAELPAVVRPLLVGSAELAFDERGAAWLAEHEWADEVLTAALDATRDVEPFTHDAIEAAYRGLPEPLGRKPKEVFQTIRVAMTGTTVSPPLFESVAILGRDEAVARLEMALARGFAVIDSGGDAR, encoded by the coding sequence GTGGAACCGACCGTACGCGTCCGCTTCGCGCCGAGTCCGACCGGGCACCTGCACATCGGAGGCGCGCGGACCGCGATCTACAACTGGGCCTTCGCCCGCAGGCACGGCGGGTCCTTCATCCTGCGCATCGACGACACGGACGCGGAACGGTCCACCGACGAGAACACCGGGGCGATCCTGCGCTCGCTGCGATGGCTCGGCCTCGACTGGGACGAGGGCCCCGAGGCGGGCGGGCCGCACGGTCCGTACTTCCAGACGCAGCGGAGCGAGGCGTACGCGGCGGCGCTCGAGGTCCTCAAGGCCAACGGCCACGCGTATCCGTGCTTCTGCTCCACGGAGGACCTCGAGCGCAAGCGCGAGGCAGCCAAGGTCGCCGGCGGGTTCTCCGGCTACGACCGGACCTGCCGAGCGCTCGCGGCCGACGAGGCCGCGCGCCGCATCACGGCCGGCGAGCCGCACGTGTGGCGCGTGGCGGTGCCGGACGGCCGCGACGACGTGGTCGCCGTCGACGCCATCCGCGGCGAGGTCCGGTGGCCCGCCTCGGCCATGGACGACTTCATCCTCGTGCGCACCGACGGCACGCCGACCTACATGTTCGCCACGGTGGTGGACGACTCGGACATGGGGATCACGCACATCATCCGCGGTGACGATCACCTGTCGAACACGCCGCGCCAGATCATCGTCTACGAGGCGCTCGAAGTGCCGGTACCCGTCTTCGCGCACATGAGCCTCATCTTCGGAGCCGACGGCAAGCGCCTGTCGAAGCGTCACGGAGCCACGTCCGTCGAGGCGTACAGGGATGAGGGCTACCTGCCCGACGCGCTGCTGAACTACCTCGCACTCCTCGGCTGGTCGATCGACGGCGAGACCACGCTGTTCGACCGCGATACCCTCGTAGCGCGATTCGACCTCGCGCGCGTGTCGTCAGCTCCGGCCGTCTGGGATCCCGAGAAGCTCGCGTGGATGAACGGCGCATACATCCGCTCGCTGTCGCCGGCCGCCTTCGCCGAAGTCGCCGGGCCGTGGATCAGTGCAGCCGGTCTGACGGCGGACGTCGACACGCTCGCGAGGATCGCGCCGCTGGTCGTGGAACGCGTGACGCGCATGGCCGAGCTCCCCGCCGTCGTGCGGCCGCTCCTCGTCGGCTCGGCGGAGCTCGCCTTCGACGAGCGCGGCGCCGCGTGGCTCGCGGAGCACGAATGGGCCGACGAGGTCCTCACGGCAGCCCTCGATGCCACACGCGACGTCGAGCCGTTCACGCACGACGCGATCGAGGCCGCCTACCGCGGCCTGCCGGAGCCGCTCGGCCGAAAGCCGAAGGAGGTCTTCCAGACCATCCGCGTGGCGATGACCGGCACCACGGTGAGCCCTCCGCTCTTCGAGTCCGTGGCGATACTGGGCCGCGACGAGGCCGTGGCGCGCCTCGAGATGGCGCTCGCACGGGGCTTCGCCGTGATTGACAGCGGGGGTGACGCTCGGTAG
- a CDS encoding glutamine--tRNA ligase/YqeY domain fusion protein codes for MSSESSTPPERSDFIRDIVASDLREGRVSSVVTRFPPEPNGYLHIGHAKSICLNFGIAEEFGGRCHLRFDDTNPVKEEQEYIDAIEADVRWLGFDWGEHLYHASDYFERLYEWAVALIGDGKAYVDDQSADEIRAARGTLTEPGTDSPWRDRSVAENLDLFARMRAGEFPDGSRVLRARIDMASGNINLRDPVLYRILHASHPRTGDAWCIYPSYDFAHGQSDAIEGITHSICTLEFQDHRPLYEWFLENLPVPSHPHQYEFARLNLTHTILSKRVLLRLVQEGRVRGWDDPRMPTLSGLRRRGFPAQGIRDFATMIGVARTESTIEVEMLEHAVRDVLNRTAERRFAVLDPVKVVIENFPAGATELVQVPNNPEDPHAGTRDVPFTRELWIERGDFMEEPPAKFFRLAPGREVRLRSAFFVTCTGVVKDSDGRVAELRCTYDPATRGGDSADGRRPKATLHWLSAVNAAPAEVRLYGHLFASPRPGADGADVMDDLAADSETILADCLVEPCLAAVPVGRTVQFERLGYFCPDADSAPGALVFNRTLTLKDTWAKLQARDLENG; via the coding sequence ATGAGCAGCGAGTCTTCCACACCCCCCGAGCGCAGCGACTTCATCCGCGACATCGTCGCTTCCGACCTTCGCGAAGGCCGCGTGTCTTCGGTGGTCACGCGCTTCCCTCCCGAGCCCAACGGCTACCTCCACATAGGCCACGCGAAGTCGATCTGCCTGAACTTCGGCATCGCCGAGGAGTTCGGCGGGAGGTGCCACCTGCGCTTCGACGACACGAACCCCGTGAAGGAGGAGCAGGAGTACATCGACGCCATCGAAGCCGACGTGCGCTGGCTCGGCTTCGACTGGGGCGAGCACCTGTACCACGCCTCGGACTACTTCGAGCGGCTGTACGAGTGGGCCGTTGCGCTGATCGGTGACGGCAAGGCGTACGTCGACGACCAGTCAGCCGACGAGATCCGCGCGGCGCGGGGAACGCTCACCGAGCCCGGCACGGATAGCCCGTGGCGGGACCGCTCAGTCGCCGAGAACCTCGACCTCTTCGCGCGCATGCGCGCCGGCGAGTTCCCGGACGGCTCGCGCGTGCTGCGGGCGCGCATCGACATGGCGTCGGGCAACATCAACCTGCGCGACCCGGTCCTCTACCGCATCCTGCACGCGAGCCACCCCCGTACCGGCGACGCGTGGTGCATCTACCCCTCGTACGACTTCGCGCACGGCCAGTCCGACGCCATCGAGGGCATCACGCACTCGATCTGCACGCTCGAGTTCCAGGACCACCGTCCGCTCTACGAGTGGTTCCTCGAGAACCTCCCGGTCCCCTCTCACCCGCACCAGTACGAGTTCGCGCGCCTGAACCTCACCCACACCATCCTGTCGAAGCGCGTGCTCCTGCGCCTCGTGCAGGAGGGGCGCGTCCGCGGCTGGGACGACCCGCGCATGCCCACGCTCTCGGGGCTGCGGCGCCGAGGCTTCCCCGCGCAGGGCATCCGGGACTTCGCCACGATGATCGGGGTCGCAAGGACCGAGAGCACGATCGAGGTCGAGATGCTCGAGCACGCCGTTCGCGACGTGCTCAACCGGACCGCCGAGAGGCGCTTCGCGGTCCTCGACCCGGTCAAGGTCGTGATCGAGAACTTCCCCGCGGGCGCCACGGAACTCGTGCAGGTCCCGAACAATCCCGAGGACCCCCACGCCGGCACCCGCGATGTCCCGTTCACCCGCGAGCTGTGGATCGAGCGCGGCGACTTCATGGAGGAACCTCCGGCGAAGTTCTTCCGCTTGGCGCCGGGCCGCGAGGTCCGTCTGCGCTCGGCCTTCTTCGTCACGTGCACTGGGGTCGTGAAGGACAGTGACGGCCGCGTGGCCGAGCTGCGCTGCACCTATGACCCGGCGACGCGCGGCGGGGACTCTGCGGACGGCCGTCGCCCCAAGGCGACGCTCCACTGGCTGTCGGCCGTGAACGCCGCGCCTGCGGAGGTGCGGCTCTACGGTCACCTCTTCGCGAGTCCCAGACCCGGAGCCGACGGCGCGGACGTCATGGACGACCTCGCCGCCGACTCGGAGACCATCCTCGCGGACTGCCTCGTGGAGCCCTGCCTCGCCGCAGTCCCCGTCGGACGCACCGTGCAGTTCGAGCGGCTCGGGTACTTCTGCCCGGATGCCGACTCCGCACCCGGCGCGCTCGTCTTCAACCGCACGCTCACGCTCAAGGATACCTGGGCGAAGCTGCAGGCGCGGGACCTCGAGAACGGGTAG